From the genome of Mixophyes fleayi isolate aMixFle1 chromosome 2, aMixFle1.hap1, whole genome shotgun sequence, one region includes:
- the LOC142139972 gene encoding zona pellucida sperm-binding protein 4-like: MNSTNGSVRLAVQGAEGKLTRLVTDDSSGIWVVPEFGSIQIYVFYDSRYIKKMNNYYTMTIFLEVNTTGEWEVYQKEDMMCPVFEVKDAPTPSECSDVSIENRLPCASSADTQDLCLQNGCCYDQTNSRVPCYFGNKVTAQCTTDGKLTVAISKGVTLPTLILTSIKFPRARDPGCGPVAQNDAFLLFSFPLSDCGTTQTLDTTMDIFNVSIEKILSILLGQHVAFLML; this comes from the exons ATGAATAGTACAAATGGTTCTGTTAGACTTGCAGTTCAAG GTGCTGAAGGAAAACTGACCCGTCTTGTTACTGATGACTCCAGTGGTATCTGGGTTGTCCCTGAGTTTGGATCCATTCAGATCTATGTGTTCTATGACAGCCGTTACATTAAGAAGATG AATAACTACTACACAATGACTATCTTCCTGGAGGTCAACACCACCGGCGAATGGGAGGTCTACCAGAAAGAAGACATGATGTGCCCAGTATTTGAAG TAAAGGATGCTCCAACTCCAAGTGAGTGCTCAGACGTCTCTATTGAAAACCGACTTCCATGTGCTAGTTCTGCAGATACCCAGGACCTTTGCCTGCAGAACGGCTGCTGTTATGACCAAACTAATTCCAGAGTTCCCTGTTACTTTGGCAACAAAG TCACTGCCCAGTGCACCACTGATGGTAAGCTTACAGTTGCTATTTCCAAGGGTGTAACTTTGCCCACACTAATACTAACATCAATCAAGTTTCCCAGAGCAAGGGATCCAGGATGTGGGCCTGTAGCTCAAAACGATGCATTTCTACTCTTCAGTTTTCCATTGTCGGACTGTGGTACCACACAAACT TTAGATACAACAATGGATATCTTCAATGTGTCCATTGAGAAGATCCTTTCTATTCTTCTGGGCCAGCATGTGGCTTTTTTAATGCTGTAG